CAATTCTCAATTGAGTAAGGTTATTTTGAGATAAAACTTCCCCTAACGTGTTATCCATTCCTACAGGTTTAAAGGCTACATAACCATCCACCGTCTCACTAAAGTGAGTTAAACATACAAAGTATAAATTTTCTGGATGCTGCTCGCCTCTCTCAAAGGAACGGAAATCTTTGTTCGTAAAGGTATTGGAAATCTGGATGGCACGGTCAGGTCGGAAGTTATAGAAAATAACAGCATCATCATCCTGAATCGTAGCAACCGGCTCTCCATTTTCTTTGGTAATAACAGACGGCAATACGAACTCATCGTAGATACCATTGGAATAGGAGTCCTCGACACAGTCCATTGCACTGCTATAGGAAGGACCTTCACCATACACCATGGAACGGTATGATTTCTCAACACGCTCCCAGCGTTTGTCACGGTCCATGGAATAGTAGCGGCCAGAAATCGTTGCAAATTCGCCAACACCGTATTCCTTCATTTTTTCCTCAGTTTGTTTGATAAACGTTTTGGCTGTTTGTGGACCAACATCTCGTCCATCCAGGAAGCCGTGAATGTATACATTCTTTACGCCTTCTTTTGCAGCTAAACGAAGTAGAGCAAATAAGTGGTCAATATGGCTATGTACTCCACCATTCGATAGGAGCCCAAATAAATGAAGGTTAGAGCCTTTTTCCTTGACGTGTTTCATTGCCCCATGGAAGGTATCATTTTCAGCAAATTCGCCTTCACGAATGGCAATGTTCACTCGAGTTAAACTTTGATACACGATACGACCTGCACCAATGTTTAAATGTCCTACCTCAGAGTTCCCCATTTGTCCTTCAGGTAAACCAACTGCTTCCCCGCTGGCTTTCAAAGTACTATTCGGAAACTCTTTCCAATATCGATCAAAGTTTGGCTTATTCGCCTGCGCCACTGCATTTCCTTGTGTTTCATCACGTAGTCCAAAACCATCCAAAATGATTAAGGCTACTGGTGCTGTTTTACTCATTAGAACCTTCCTCCAATAGCTGTAAGAAAGACTGAGGTTCTAAGCTAGCTCCCCCAACTAATGCGCCATCAATATCAGATTGGTTCAGTAGTTCCTTAATATTAGCTGGCTTCACACTTCCGCCGTATTGAATACGTACTTCATTCGCCACGTCTTGAGAATACTCTGCTGCAATGGTTTGACGAATGTGTGCACACACTTCATTGGCATCTTCTGAAGTAGCGGTTTTACCCGTTCCGATAGCCCAGATTGGCTCGTATGCTACTACAGCTGTTTTAACTTGCTCAGGTGAAAGTCCAGTTAATGCTTTTTTCACTTGAGATGCCACATGATCTTTCGTTTCACCATTTTCACGTTGTTCTAACGTTTCACCAACACAAATAATAGGAACAAGGTTATGTTTATAAGCAGATAGAACCTTTTTATTGACTGTTTCGTCTGTTTCATTAAAAAGCTCACGGCGTTCAGAGTGACCAATAATCACATAGTCAACACCTAAGTCTTTGAGAGCTACAGGGCTAATTTCCCCTGTAAAAGCACCTTGGTCTTCAAAGTGCATATTTTGCGCTCCTACTTTCACATCATAATCTTTCGATAGTTCAACGAGTCTTTCTAAAAATAGAGCAGGTGCACATACCACTGAATCAACAACATCAGAACTAGGTACAAGTCTTTTAACTTCCTCTAGAAATGACTTTGCCTCAGGTAAGGTTTTATGCATTTTCCAGTTTCCTGCAATGATCGGCTTACGCATGATGAATCATCCTTCCCTATTTATCAGTAAGGGCTACAACTCCTGGTAGCTCTTTTCCTTCCATAAACTCTAGTGATGCTCCGCCACCTGTAGAGATATGAGACATCTCATCAGCAAGGTTGAATTTTTCAACGGCTGCAGCAGAGTCTCCGCCACCTATGATGGTTGTTGTTTCTTTCGCTTCAGCTAGAGCTTGAGCAACTGCCTTCGTACCATTTGCAAAAAGGTCAATTTCAAATACGCCCATTGGTCCGTTCCAAATCACTAATTTTGATTCCTTTACCACATTTGTGTAAAGTTCGCGAGTTTTGGGTCCAATATCTAGCGCTTCCCAATCAGATGGAATGTCTTCAATAGAAACCTCTTGTGTATTAGCCTCGTTTGAAAAATCGTCTGCCACTAGAACATCAACCGGAAGAACAAAGTTAACTCCATTCTTTTCGGCTTTTTCCATAAAGGATTTAGCCAAATCAATTTTATCTTCTTCAAGTAATGATTTTCCGATTTCATAGCCTTTTGCTTTGATGAAAGTATAAGCTAATCCGCCACCAATGATCAGGTTATCTACTTTTTCTAATAGATTTTCAATCACACCAATTTTGTCTTTAACTTTTGCTCCACCAATAATGGCTGTGAAAGGTCTTTCTGGATTTTCTAATGCTTTACCTAGTACATCCAGTTCTTTTTCCATTAAGAAACCAGCAACAGCCGGTAGGTGATGAGCAATCCCTTCTGTTGAAGCATGAGCTCTGTGGGCTGCACCGAAAGCATCATTGACATATATATCTGCCAGGTCAGCGAAACCTTTTGCTAACTCTGGGTCATTCTTTTCTTCACCTTTTTCAAAACGAACATTTTCTAGTAAAAGAACATCACCGTTATTCATTTGTTCTATGTATTCTTTTACAGTGTCGCCACGAACCTCATCAGATTTTGCAACTTCTTTACCTAGTAAATTTGATA
The window above is part of the Bacillus carboniphilus genome. Proteins encoded here:
- the gpmI gene encoding 2,3-bisphosphoglycerate-independent phosphoglycerate mutase yields the protein MSKTAPVALIILDGFGLRDETQGNAVAQANKPNFDRYWKEFPNSTLKASGEAVGLPEGQMGNSEVGHLNIGAGRIVYQSLTRVNIAIREGEFAENDTFHGAMKHVKEKGSNLHLFGLLSNGGVHSHIDHLFALLRLAAKEGVKNVYIHGFLDGRDVGPQTAKTFIKQTEEKMKEYGVGEFATISGRYYSMDRDKRWERVEKSYRSMVYGEGPSYSSAMDCVEDSYSNGIYDEFVLPSVITKENGEPVATIQDDDAVIFYNFRPDRAIQISNTFTNKDFRSFERGEQHPENLYFVCLTHFSETVDGYVAFKPVGMDNTLGEVLSQNNLTQLRIAETEKYPHVTFFMSGGREQEFPGEERILINSPKVATYDLQPEMSAYEVTDALINEINQDKFDAIILNFANPDMVGHSGMLEPTIKAVETVDECLGRIVDLITSKGGTAIITADHGNADEVITPEGTPMTAHTTNLVPVIVTKKDLRLRDGGILGDLAPTMLDLLQVKQPSEMTGKTLIQK
- the tpiA gene encoding triose-phosphate isomerase, which translates into the protein MRKPIIAGNWKMHKTLPEAKSFLEEVKRLVPSSDVVDSVVCAPALFLERLVELSKDYDVKVGAQNMHFEDQGAFTGEISPVALKDLGVDYVIIGHSERRELFNETDETVNKKVLSAYKHNLVPIICVGETLEQRENGETKDHVASQVKKALTGLSPEQVKTAVVAYEPIWAIGTGKTATSEDANEVCAHIRQTIAAEYSQDVANEVRIQYGGSVKPANIKELLNQSDIDGALVGGASLEPQSFLQLLEEGSNE
- a CDS encoding phosphoglycerate kinase; this translates as MNKKTLKDVDVNGQRVFCRVDFNVPLKDGNITDDTRIRAALPTIQYLVEQGAKVILASHLGRPKGEVVEELRLSPVAAHLSNLLGKEVAKSDEVRGDTVKEYIEQMNNGDVLLLENVRFEKGEEKNDPELAKGFADLADIYVNDAFGAAHRAHASTEGIAHHLPAVAGFLMEKELDVLGKALENPERPFTAIIGGAKVKDKIGVIENLLEKVDNLIIGGGLAYTFIKAKGYEIGKSLLEEDKIDLAKSFMEKAEKNGVNFVLPVDVLVADDFSNEANTQEVSIEDIPSDWEALDIGPKTRELYTNVVKESKLVIWNGPMGVFEIDLFANGTKAVAQALAEAKETTTIIGGGDSAAAVEKFNLADEMSHISTGGGASLEFMEGKELPGVVALTDK